In one window of Longimicrobium sp. DNA:
- a CDS encoding T6SS immunity protein Tdi1 domain-containing protein, producing the protein MNRYGIATDDLDHVRLLRHWRWLVPSSWTVLFGTALGDLFLEDTGGAVHWLDVGSIELTPAAPSRSALAEAWEDEEQRNFWFGPGLVDAIEAQGPTRGASECFSYVMLPALGGKYEPSNFRIRTLYDHLDGWGPICEKIVSPPPGTRVQLRTTD; encoded by the coding sequence ATGAACCGGTACGGCATCGCCACTGACGATCTCGACCATGTGCGGCTACTGCGGCACTGGCGTTGGCTGGTGCCTTCCTCGTGGACGGTCTTATTCGGCACCGCCCTCGGAGACCTGTTCCTGGAAGACACGGGAGGCGCCGTGCACTGGCTCGACGTCGGGAGCATCGAGCTGACCCCCGCTGCACCCAGCCGGTCCGCGCTGGCCGAGGCCTGGGAAGATGAGGAACAGCGGAACTTCTGGTTCGGTCCGGGGCTCGTGGATGCGATCGAAGCGCAGGGCCCGACGCGCGGCGCGTCCGAGTGCTTCAGCTACGTAATGCTCCCCGCGCTCGGAGGCAAATACGAGCCGTCCAACTTCCGCATCCGCACCCTCTACGATCACCTGGACGGGTGGGGGCCGATCTGCGAAAAGATCGTCAGCCCCCCGCCAGGGACTCGGGTTCAGCTTCGAACTACCGATTAA
- a CDS encoding M14 family zinc carboxypeptidase, whose product MRFPSPMRRAAGGRALAVVLLPLALFACARRQALTEGFLAGADTGELTRLHERYRVAALGTREFTHGELWSALGPIVDAAGGPEREEAGRSAEGRPIYRVRYGTGPTRVLLWSQMHGNESTATMALADLFRFLAEAPDDPRARRLAERLTIEALPMLNPDGAERFQRRNAMGIDVNRDARAQATPEGRLLRAEHERFRPQFGFNLHDQDVRARVGTSDRLAAIALLAPPFGPTPEDNAVRMRAKRVAAVVRMAAEPLVAGHVTCYDDTYNPRAFGDLMQSLGTSTVLIESGGWRNDPEKQYLRRVNFVSLLAALDAIATESYAAADPARYEELPENGRAVNDLLVRGSTIVVPGLEPYRADVTINFADPLARRGGHIVEVGDLAEAAARDTIVATGLFLHPGRESLAQDVPGRAALMVDRPASFVLRRGRDPASAVVWRIDADTSRRAPPPVQ is encoded by the coding sequence ATGCGCTTCCCGAGCCCGATGCGCCGCGCAGCGGGCGGGCGTGCGCTCGCCGTCGTCCTGCTGCCGCTCGCGCTCTTTGCGTGCGCGCGGCGGCAGGCCCTCACGGAGGGGTTCCTCGCGGGCGCGGACACGGGCGAGCTCACGCGGCTGCACGAGCGCTACCGCGTGGCCGCCCTCGGCACACGCGAGTTCACGCACGGGGAGCTGTGGAGCGCGCTGGGACCGATCGTGGATGCCGCGGGCGGGCCCGAGCGCGAGGAGGCAGGGCGCTCGGCCGAGGGGCGCCCGATCTACCGCGTGCGCTACGGCACAGGCCCCACGCGCGTCCTGCTCTGGTCGCAGATGCACGGTAACGAGTCCACCGCCACGATGGCGCTCGCGGACCTCTTCCGCTTCCTGGCCGAAGCGCCGGACGACCCGCGCGCACGCCGCCTGGCCGAGCGGCTGACCATCGAGGCCCTCCCCATGCTGAACCCGGACGGCGCCGAGCGCTTCCAGCGGCGCAACGCGATGGGGATCGACGTCAACCGCGACGCGCGGGCGCAGGCCACCCCCGAGGGACGGCTGCTGCGCGCGGAGCACGAGCGGTTCCGCCCCCAGTTTGGCTTCAACCTTCACGACCAGGACGTCCGCGCCCGCGTCGGCACGAGCGACCGGCTGGCGGCCATCGCGCTGCTCGCGCCGCCGTTCGGCCCCACGCCTGAGGACAACGCCGTGCGCATGCGGGCAAAGCGTGTGGCGGCGGTGGTGCGCATGGCCGCCGAGCCGCTGGTGGCCGGCCACGTCACGTGCTACGACGACACCTACAACCCGCGCGCCTTCGGCGACCTGATGCAGAGCTTGGGGACGAGCACGGTGCTCATCGAGTCCGGCGGCTGGCGCAACGATCCCGAAAAGCAGTACCTGCGGCGGGTGAACTTCGTGTCGCTCCTGGCCGCGCTCGACGCCATCGCCACCGAGTCCTACGCCGCCGCCGACCCCGCCCGCTACGAGGAACTGCCCGAGAACGGCAGGGCCGTCAACGACCTGCTGGTGCGCGGCTCCACCATCGTGGTGCCAGGGCTGGAGCCGTACCGCGCCGATGTGACCATCAACTTCGCAGATCCGCTGGCGCGCCGCGGCGGGCACATCGTGGAGGTCGGCGACCTGGCCGAGGCCGCCGCCCGCGACACCATCGTCGCGACGGGTCTCTTCCTGCACCCGGGCCGCGAATCGCTCGCGCAGGACGTCCCCGGCCGCGCGGCGCTGATGGTGGACCGCCCCGCATCGTTCGTCCTCCGCCGTGGCCGCGACCCCGCTAGCGCGGTGGTGTGGAGGATCGACGCGGACACGTCCCGCAGAGCTCCACCGCCGGTCCAGTAA
- a CDS encoding amidohydrolase codes for MRSIQSSPARAAWLLGALALAPLPAAAQGGPADADIQRRVEAVTPKVVAWRRDIHQNPELGNREVRTARLVAEHLRALGMEVQTEVAHTGVVGVLKGGRPGPVVALRADMDALPVTEQVNLPFASKARTEYNGQQVGVMHACGHDNHVAILMGAAEVLAGMRAQLPGTVKFIFQPAEEGPPAGEEGGAKMMVREGVLENPKPEAIFGLHVGVIPAPVGTISYRPRGAMAAADNLRIIVRGRQTHGAVPWSGVDPIVISAQIVQGLQTIASRQSNLTTAPIVVTIGSINGGVRGNIIPDSVVMVGTIRTLDKDMQTDVHDRIRRTAEMIAQSAGATAQVVIDKGVAPLTFNDPALTERMLPTLQRVGGAERVQLVPPTMGAEDFSEFQAQVPGLFIFLGVVPAGQDLTKVAPNHSPLFFADEGALPVGVRAMTQLAVDYLARPAPRR; via the coding sequence ATGCGCAGTATCCAGAGTTCCCCCGCCCGCGCCGCCTGGCTGCTGGGTGCGCTCGCGCTGGCGCCGCTCCCCGCCGCGGCGCAGGGCGGGCCGGCGGATGCCGACATCCAGCGGCGCGTGGAGGCGGTGACGCCCAAGGTGGTGGCGTGGCGGCGCGACATCCACCAGAACCCGGAGCTGGGGAACCGCGAGGTGCGCACCGCCCGCCTCGTCGCCGAGCACCTGCGCGCCCTGGGGATGGAGGTGCAGACGGAGGTCGCGCACACCGGCGTCGTGGGCGTGCTCAAGGGCGGGCGGCCGGGGCCCGTGGTGGCGCTGCGGGCGGACATGGACGCGCTGCCGGTGACGGAGCAGGTGAACCTCCCCTTCGCGTCGAAGGCGAGGACGGAGTACAACGGCCAGCAGGTGGGGGTGATGCACGCCTGCGGGCACGACAACCACGTCGCCATCCTGATGGGCGCCGCGGAGGTGCTGGCCGGGATGCGCGCGCAGCTCCCGGGAACGGTGAAGTTCATCTTCCAGCCCGCCGAGGAGGGCCCGCCCGCCGGCGAGGAGGGCGGCGCGAAGATGATGGTGAGGGAGGGCGTGCTGGAGAACCCGAAGCCGGAAGCCATCTTCGGGCTGCACGTGGGCGTCATCCCGGCGCCGGTGGGCACCATCTCGTACCGCCCGCGCGGCGCGATGGCCGCCGCGGACAACCTGCGCATTATCGTGCGCGGCCGTCAGACGCACGGCGCTGTACCGTGGAGCGGCGTGGACCCCATCGTCATCAGCGCGCAGATCGTCCAGGGGCTGCAGACCATCGCCAGCCGGCAGAGCAACCTGACCACCGCGCCGATCGTCGTGACCATCGGGAGCATCAACGGCGGGGTTCGCGGCAACATCATCCCCGACTCGGTGGTGATGGTGGGCACCATCCGCACGCTCGACAAGGACATGCAGACCGACGTGCATGACCGCATCCGCCGCACCGCCGAGATGATCGCGCAGAGCGCCGGCGCCACCGCGCAGGTGGTGATCGACAAGGGCGTGGCGCCGCTCACCTTCAACGATCCCGCGCTCACCGAGCGGATGCTCCCCACCCTCCAGCGCGTCGGCGGCGCGGAGCGCGTGCAGCTGGTGCCGCCCACCATGGGCGCGGAGGACTTCTCCGAGTTCCAGGCGCAGGTGCCGGGGCTCTTCATCTTCCTGGGCGTGGTCCCCGCCGGGCAGGACCTCACCAAAGTGGCGCCCAACCACTCGCCCCTCTTCTTCGCCGATGAGGGCGCGCTCCCCGTGGGCGTGCGCGCCATGACGCAGCTCGCGGTGGACTACCTGGCCCGCCCCGCCCCGCGCCGCTGA